The proteins below are encoded in one region of Methanosarcina barkeri 3:
- the pylD gene encoding 3-methylornithyl-N6-L-lysine dehydrogenase PylD, translating to MAIKMALLTPNDLININKQLQEADSTVQRVTGLDIKGICKALYGTFPGSEKVGIVPVTSGNGIIGNFSASLNAITQYFGFESFVTDMLDVSGYYEAVRNGAEIILMADDYTFLAHNLKNGKMANNQPCTGIIYAEIASRYLKADSKNVLVVGLGKVGFPGAAHLVQKGFRVYGYDPDENFLQRAVSSLGVIPFNPEKPKKFSIIFEATPCANTIPEPVLSENCVLSTPGIPCAISEELRTKYDVQLVAEPLGIGTVSMLYSVL from the coding sequence ATGGCGATAAAAATGGCACTTTTAACTCCAAACGATTTGATAAATATTAATAAACAGCTTCAGGAAGCCGATTCTACTGTTCAAAGAGTAACAGGGCTTGACATAAAAGGCATCTGTAAAGCTCTCTACGGTACTTTCCCTGGTTCCGAAAAAGTAGGTATTGTTCCCGTAACTTCGGGAAATGGGATAATAGGAAACTTTTCCGCTTCCCTGAACGCGATTACTCAGTATTTCGGATTTGAAAGTTTTGTTACGGATATGCTGGATGTTAGCGGCTATTATGAAGCTGTACGGAACGGAGCTGAGATTATTCTCATGGCCGACGACTACACTTTTCTTGCGCATAACCTCAAAAACGGAAAAATGGCCAATAACCAACCCTGCACAGGTATAATTTATGCTGAGATTGCTTCCAGATACCTGAAAGCCGATTCAAAGAACGTACTTGTTGTGGGACTCGGAAAGGTAGGTTTTCCCGGAGCAGCCCACCTTGTGCAGAAAGGCTTCAGGGTTTACGGTTATGATCCTGATGAAAACTTCCTTCAGAGAGCCGTTTCAAGCCTCGGGGTTATCCCGTTCAACCCTGAAAAACCAAAAAAGTTTTCCATTATTTTCGAAGCGACTCCGTGCGCAAACACGATTCCTGAACCTGTACTTTCGGAGAACTGCGTGCTTTCAACTCCAGGAATTCCCTGTGCAATCTCTGAAGAACTTCGAACAAAATATGATGTACAACTTGTAGCTGAACCTCTTGGAATCGGAACGGTATCAATGCTGTATTCTGTGCTCTAA